The Clarias gariepinus isolate MV-2021 ecotype Netherlands chromosome 3, CGAR_prim_01v2, whole genome shotgun sequence DNA window ACTCTTAAGAGGTTTGATAAATAACTTTTCAGTTGAATTTTGAAGAACAAATGCAGACAAAGGAACAGTGTTGCCATGAGaattttgcagattttttaaaataattgtgtttgtttgtttgtttattagtttgttcaatAAACCCAAAAGGCAAAATCAAAACTGAAATTAACTGAAAGAGTAAGAATGTTTGTTAGAGCCATTAAAGAAAGTGAATGTATGGTTTGGTAAGAGAGTCTAGAACATAAtagtttaaattaacataactgACAAAAACAAACGTGTCACACTTCAAGATTTCATTccgtcacctttagctttgatttacacacacaaacactgtggtgtccagtttATGTGTGTATCCATCGTTCAGGAACAGActtaatctggactcatcaggtcacatgacctttttccattgctccaaagtccagtctttattctCCCTAGCAAACGGAAGCCTTTTTTAATGTCTCactaataagtggttttcttatggctacTGTAAGATGATTTTTAATTACCTTTAAGGAATTAATTGCACCGTACATGTAATCAGCATTAACTAGTGAGGCTGATATGTGTGTGCCGTAATGGAATGTGCCGATTCATGAAAACTGAGCTAGGCAATGGGGCGCCTAGAAAGGGGGCGGGACTTAATGGGATCCAGATGTTGGGACACAAAGTCATGTAGAATAAACACTATTGAGCGTATGAAGAATATATAATGGGGGAAACAGACAAGAGAGTTCATCCATGAACAAGCTCCAGCCGTTATGAATTGACAATAAAGGTTGTAATCTTCTGAAAACAAAACCCGAGACtccttgtgtctttttttttcgtgtgtgtgtgtgtgtgtgtgtgtgtgtgtgtgtgtgtgtgagagagagagagagagagagagagagagaccagctGAGTGGGAATGTAAGCTCTGTATCCAGTGCACAGGGTCTGTTCCCCAAATGGAATTGTAAAAACAGTTTATCAGAGGGGCAGCTGCTCCCAGAAGTAAGGATTCACTATTGtgtaaatgctcttattttcactattaaacacagctctggtttttactgtaattttttttaccacacaacatcaagtgtttaagtgatctccagtcATGACTTTTTTCCCCGACTACATTTCTTACAGAAAGTTGACGGTTCATTGCTGTGTTTTCTGGTTTTTATAATGCTAACAGgttcttcaaattcaaattttatttgtcacatacagtcatacacagtacgatatgcagtgaaatgcttagacaactgctcgtgaccttaaaataatagactatttttttcttcacacagctccagtcatttcaaatctccttagttgttttctttgcttgatgcagctcaAAAACTTTAACCTTCTCAAAGGGAGCCTTGTTTCCCCCCggcatattatataatattatatgcaGTAATAGGTCTAGTAAAAGGGGTTTAACTGTGGGGGGAAaaggatgtatttattttatttacttgtttatttattggagagttgtaaaaccataaaaataaataaataaataaataaataaataagagaaatttttttttaaaccaaaaataattacaaacatcTGGTAAATATTATTACTTTACCTTTAATGACTGACGGTCAAATTATATTTGCTGGAAGCAGCCCAAAGACAAACCGACCAATCACAATATCGTAGTGTGCGCATGCGTATTTATATAGGAACCTGTTCTATAGGAAAAAGCAGTAACGGAAAACTGAAAATatgattgttttattaatttagatgtttttatCACTTTATGTTAATAAATCATGGATATAAGGTGTGTATCGTGTACGAGATATACTATATGTATGACTTATTAATTCAGGTCTGTAAATTAAGGCCTTGTTTCGGGAAGTCCATGGAGCTAAGAGGAACTATGCTAACTAGTTACGGGTATAAACTAGCATAGCATGAGGTTAAAAGCTAACATTTGGTGCTATTTATGTGAGCTAGCTCATTTTAACTTACACGTCtttatatttaactatttactGCGTACTCTAACCTGAATGTAGCTCGTCTGTTTAAagtgaattaaattatttagcaagtgttttgtttgtctgtttctaGTTTGTTTGTACATAGCTGTGAGAACTGTAAGCTAGCTATTTATCAGCTATCAGGTAAATGGAGCTAAGAAAATGAGTTCCATCTCTAATGTAAAACTATCTGTTCGTATGGAATCTCACGAGGCTGCATTCAGTGCTTCATGAAAAATGTCCTGTAGTAATGATAATTGTTCAGGAATTGTGGGAGGGCCTAGGTGTATAATTGACAGGTCTTGAATGAAGTAGGTGTGTATATGGATTATGTTTAACTACCATCATGTACAATAAGATACTTATCTCGAGGCAGTAAACAGGTCGGTACAGGCCTCCGCTGAGGACGATTTAGGAGTCTCAGGACGAGGATTTTCCTCAGAAGGAAGTTCGGTATCACGCGTAGGAGAAGCTTTGCCTATGTAGGAAAGAACAGACAACAGACTGGGTCAGGGAGCAGTGTCGCAATGCTGTCGCACCATACCGTGATGTAGTCAGTACGATACACAGTTTAAGATCagaaaagtatgtggacacgcCCCAGTTCAGAGGTTTTAGGCCTGAAGTCAGGAGCGTtctccacagacacacactgactgtAGAATGGCTCGTACTAAAGAGCTCAGTGAGTCTCACTAAATGTACAGTTTTCTTACACACATGaagttaaatatgttttataagtTCACACAGATacggtttgttttaaaaatatattagagGTTACCCGCTTCCCCGCCCACGTACATGAGGTTTACCCACAGCTCTGCTCATGTGCAGATCCTGATGCCAGATGCTACCACCGATTATGAAAGTAGTGTGTGGTGAAATCAATGCTGCTTCTCACGCAACTCCTATGCTTTTGCAGCCTTACTTCTGCCTGTCGTATGCAGTGTCGCTATAGACATGCCTGTTTTATCTGTAGACTACACAGTTTATTGTTACAGTTAGTGAGGACCGGCAGTGACGCCCAGATTATGACGTAGTTGGGGAAGCTGCCTATTGTTACATTCAGTGAGGACGGCCTGTGCAGACACTGACTGGCCCAACAGAATTAGTTTTAACTTAGAACTCGTATACTGCTGCTGTCCACTCATCCGTTCCATCTGTCTGTTTTATTCCACAGAACTTACTCCCTGTGTGCTCTTATGCTTGTAATAAATGAAGGTAAGCCCTCAGCCTCACTGTGTAACATCCTAATACGGCATATTTGGCTTCCTGTTTGTACCCACAGTtgcgtgtttgtgtttttaaagtgtCGTCACAGAGCGTCACAGTCGAAGCTGCTCAAGGAGACGCTGTGATCTTACCGTGTTCATCCAGTCGTTATGAAAAGGACGTGTTCTGGCAATACAGAGACACCAAGACTGTGTATGACATCATCGAGGGTAAAGAGAATTTTCATGACCAGGATGGAGAGTACAGGGGCCGAGTCAAAGGTTTTCCATCAGAGTTCACAAATTGGAATTACTCCATCAGACTGAGTGACGTGAAACTCAGTGATACAGGAACTTACAGCTGCACCATCCCTAACTCCAGAACTGTCCATGTAGAACTCAAGGTCAaaggtgtgtatgtgggtgatcttttataaaaaaaaaaaaaaaaaagaacatctgttagaatgtaataataatcatggtcaattttatacagtatgtaaaattttttactttctttgacTGAAGCACAGatttacaggtttatattaatgcactcaatCTAATATGTTATCATTTCTGTAGTAACAGATCATTCTCAGGGATGTGGAGGTTAAACATTAAAACTAGGAATAAACTGATTTTACACAAgagttatatacact harbors:
- the LOC128519075 gene encoding CD276 antigen homolog, which translates into the protein MDIRTYSLCALMLVINEVSSQSVTVEAAQGDAVILPCSSSRYEKDVFWQYRDTKTVYDIIEGKENFHDQDGEYRGRVKGFPSEFTNWNYSIRLSDVKLSDTGTYSCTIPNSRTVHVELKVKDESDSSHRTSPDNSGIMRKAGSISSLVISVLLCIFSF